In one Gossypium hirsutum isolate 1008001.06 chromosome D09, Gossypium_hirsutum_v2.1, whole genome shotgun sequence genomic region, the following are encoded:
- the LOC121221063 gene encoding agamous-like MADS-box protein MADS2 isoform X1, producing MGRVVLKRIENKINRQVTFAKRRNGLLKKAYELSVLCDAEVALIVFSNRGKLYEFCSSPSMTKTLEKYQKCSYSTLDNSRSISETQILCDKQNSYQEYLKLKARVEVLQRSQRNLLGEDLGPLDSKELDQLEHQLEASLKQIRSTKVQAMLDQLHDLHNREKLLVDANKSLRRKLEELSTQVPQGLAWDNIGGPSIPPYNRLTAAQSEAFFHPLGANCSSQIGYSNDVVSDEMNAAVHSQNVNGYFPGWML from the exons atggggAGAGTTGTGTTGAAGAGAATTGAAAACAAAATCAACAGGCAAGTCACGTTTGCAAAGAGAAGAAATGGGTTACTTAAAAAAGCTTATGAGCTCTCAGTTCTTTGTGATGCTGAGGTTGCCCTTATCGTCTTCTCTAATCGTGGCAAGCTCTATGAGTTTTGTAGCAGCCCTAG CATGACGAAAACACTTGAAAAATACCAGAAGTGCAGTTACAGTACACTTGACAACAGCCGATCAATCAGTGAAACTCAG atattgtgtGACAAGCAGAACAGTTATCAAGAATATTTGAAGCTGAAAGCAAGAGTTGAGGTGCTACAAAGATCTCAAAG aaACCTACTTGGTGAAGATTTAGGGCCATTGGACTCAAAGGAACTTGATCAACTTGAACATCAATTGGAGGCATCTTTGAAGCAAATAAGATCAACcaag GTTCAAGCCATGCTTGATCAGCTCCACGACCTTCATAACAgg GAGAAACTGCTAGTGGATGCCAACAAATCCTTGAGAAGGAAG TTGGAGGAGTTGAGCACACAAGTTCCTCAAGGGCTAGCATGGGACAACATTGGAGGGCCAAGCATTCCACCTTACAATCGCCTCACAGCAGCTCAATCTGAGGCATTTTTTCACCCTCTTGGGGCCAATTGCTCTTCACAAATCGG ATATAGCAATGATGTGGTTTCGGATGAGATGAATGCTGCAGTGCATAGCCAAAATGTGAATGGGTATTTCCCAGGATGGATGctttaa
- the LOC121221063 gene encoding agamous-like MADS-box protein MADS2 isoform X2, with protein sequence MGRVVLKRIENKINRQVTFAKRRNGLLKKAYELSVLCDAEVALIVFSNRGKLYEFCSSPSMTKTLEKYQKCSYSTLDNSRSISETQNSYQEYLKLKARVEVLQRSQRNLLGEDLGPLDSKELDQLEHQLEASLKQIRSTKVQAMLDQLHDLHNREKLLVDANKSLRRKLEELSTQVPQGLAWDNIGGPSIPPYNRLTAAQSEAFFHPLGANCSSQIGYSNDVVSDEMNAAVHSQNVNGYFPGWML encoded by the exons atggggAGAGTTGTGTTGAAGAGAATTGAAAACAAAATCAACAGGCAAGTCACGTTTGCAAAGAGAAGAAATGGGTTACTTAAAAAAGCTTATGAGCTCTCAGTTCTTTGTGATGCTGAGGTTGCCCTTATCGTCTTCTCTAATCGTGGCAAGCTCTATGAGTTTTGTAGCAGCCCTAG CATGACGAAAACACTTGAAAAATACCAGAAGTGCAGTTACAGTACACTTGACAACAGCCGATCAATCAGTGAAACTCAG AACAGTTATCAAGAATATTTGAAGCTGAAAGCAAGAGTTGAGGTGCTACAAAGATCTCAAAG aaACCTACTTGGTGAAGATTTAGGGCCATTGGACTCAAAGGAACTTGATCAACTTGAACATCAATTGGAGGCATCTTTGAAGCAAATAAGATCAACcaag GTTCAAGCCATGCTTGATCAGCTCCACGACCTTCATAACAgg GAGAAACTGCTAGTGGATGCCAACAAATCCTTGAGAAGGAAG TTGGAGGAGTTGAGCACACAAGTTCCTCAAGGGCTAGCATGGGACAACATTGGAGGGCCAAGCATTCCACCTTACAATCGCCTCACAGCAGCTCAATCTGAGGCATTTTTTCACCCTCTTGGGGCCAATTGCTCTTCACAAATCGG ATATAGCAATGATGTGGTTTCGGATGAGATGAATGCTGCAGTGCATAGCCAAAATGTGAATGGGTATTTCCCAGGATGGATGctttaa